The following coding sequences lie in one Oncorhynchus kisutch isolate 150728-3 unplaced genomic scaffold, Okis_V2 scaffold3961, whole genome shotgun sequence genomic window:
- the LOC116372516 gene encoding zinc finger protein 883 isoform X2, with product MLQPAVRNGTCRTRIGFLATGWRRSHLQRGIPQSRGRVDKPTSPPSSLQSLGCTSPRSALLRGLKRASVWLGDCRKPLSPGVTVRGDEEEEGDLTDQRERHDYPGSSGAPQQHPDADKAEKSLSRSEHLEKHEWKPTGMKPHRCSDCGKSCKSSSALKKHQTIHTGEKPYSCSQCRKSFAQLQELKVHQSTHTGEKPYNCDQCGKSFCYSSQFKVHLQRHTGEKPYSCSDCGISVCTSSQLLLHKRTHTEEKPYSCLLCEKRFSSKYSLKLHQRVHTEETNYGCDQCEESFTSSADLRTHQRIHTGGKPHLCSQCGKRFRQQSGLKSHERIHTGEKPFQCSHCGKTFSHRATFKAHQRTHTGEKPYQCSQCRRSFSQMGHLKVHQQTHAKVRSHLCPQCGKGYYSLDIYNAHMRTHNGEKTHHCADCPKNFLTLTQLKTHQRTHTGEKPYVCDQCGKSFAESGSLTLHQRSHTGEKPYHCSECGKSFARSGALKKHQLTHTGEKPYSCGQCGKRFPRSDTLATHMRTHTGEKPYRCDPCGERFSYHRCLVKHMKTHVGDTPALERPITLGLGVEGPIHQPITPGLG from the exons ATGCTACAACCTGCGGTGAGGAATGGGACATGCAGGACAAGGATTGGTTTCCTAGCAACGGGCTGGAGGCGGAGTCATCTCCAGAGAGGCATACCCCAGAGCAGAGGGAGAGTG GACAAGCCTACTTCGCCACCTTCCTCCCTCCAGTCCCTGGGTTGTACCTCTCCCAGGAGTGCCTTACTGCGGGGTCTGAAGAGGGCGTCTGTGTGGCTGGGCGACTGCAGGAAACCACTCAGCCCGGGTGTAACtgtgagaggagatgaggaggaagagggagatttGACTGATCAAA gagagagacatgactatccTGGATCCTCTGGGgcgcctcaacaacatcctgacgCTGACAAGGCAGAGAaaagtctctccagatcagaacaccttgAGAAACATGAATGGAAACCCACAGGGATGAAACCTCaccgctgctctgactgtgggaagagttgcAAATCTTCATCAGCACTAAAAAAACACCAGACAAtccatacaggagagaaaccttatagctgttcCCAGTGTAGGAAGAGTTTTGCTCAGTTACAAGAACTGAAAGTACACCAGagtacacacacaggagagaagccttataactgtgatcaatgtggaaagagtttttgTTATTCAAGCCAGTTTAAAGTACACCTGCAGAGACACACAGgcgagaagccttatagctgttcAGACTGTGGGATAAGCGTTTGTACCTCAAGTCAGCTGTTATTGCACAAGCGAACCCACACAGAAGAGAAGCCTTACAGCTGCTTACTGTGTGAGAAAAGATTTTCGTCAAAATATAGTCTGAAATtacaccagagggtccacactgAAGAAACTAATTATGGCTGTGATCAGTGTGAGGAGAGTTTCACCTCGTCGGCAGACCTCAGAACTCACCAGAGAATCCACACCGGAGGGAAACCTCACCTCTGCTCCCAGTGCGGGAAGCGCTTCCGCCAACAGTCTGGCTTGAAAAGCCATGAGaggattcacacaggagagaaacctttccaGTGCTCCCACTGTGGGAAGACATTCAGCCACAGGGCCACATTTAAGGCACACCAGCGGACTCACaccggagagaagccttaccaatgCTCCCAGTGCAGGAGGAGTTTCTCCCAAATGGGCCACCTGAAAGTACACCAACAGACGCATGCTAAAGTGAGGTCTCACCTCTGCCCGCAGTGTGGTAAGGGCTACTACTCTCTAGACATCTACAATGCACACATGAGAACACACAACGGGGAGAAGACTCACCACTGCGCCGACTGTCCCAAGAACTTCCTCACCCTGACTCAGCTCAAAACACACCagcggacacacacaggagagaaaccgtacGTCTGTgaccagtgtgggaagagctttgccGAATCGGGAAGCCTGACTCTACACCAGCGCTCGCACACCGGGGAAAAACCGTACCACTGCTCtgagtgtgggaagagctttgctcGCTCCGGGGCACTGAAGAAGCACCAGCTTACACACACTGGGGAGAAGCCTTACAGCTGTGGTCAGTGTGGGAAGAGGTTTCCCAGGTCAGATACTCTGGCTACACACATGAGaacacatacaggagagaagccctaTAGGTGTGATCCATGTGGTGAGAGGTTCTCCTATCATAGGTGCCTGGtgaaacacatgaaaacacatgtAGGAGATACACCAGCCCTCGAGCGACCAATCACCCTAGGCCTCGGGGTTGAAGGACCTATCCATCAACCAATCACACCAGGCCTAGGGTAA
- the LOC116372516 gene encoding zinc finger protein 883 isoform X1, translated as MSEEKEALLDEIEQSLFTLTKDNILYLCERCGIDGSQVKGKNHRSLRRKIMEEMWENADSVKSEGQGMSWLLRLKDDIRRIQEESTVAPMIPSQSDDDDDATTCGEEWDMQDKDWFPSNGLEAESSPERHTPEQRESGDKPTSPPSSLQSLGCTSPRSALLRGLKRASVWLGDCRKPLSPGVTVRGDEEEEGDLTDQRERHDYPGSSGAPQQHPDADKAEKSLSRSEHLEKHEWKPTGMKPHRCSDCGKSCKSSSALKKHQTIHTGEKPYSCSQCRKSFAQLQELKVHQSTHTGEKPYNCDQCGKSFCYSSQFKVHLQRHTGEKPYSCSDCGISVCTSSQLLLHKRTHTEEKPYSCLLCEKRFSSKYSLKLHQRVHTEETNYGCDQCEESFTSSADLRTHQRIHTGGKPHLCSQCGKRFRQQSGLKSHERIHTGEKPFQCSHCGKTFSHRATFKAHQRTHTGEKPYQCSQCRRSFSQMGHLKVHQQTHAKVRSHLCPQCGKGYYSLDIYNAHMRTHNGEKTHHCADCPKNFLTLTQLKTHQRTHTGEKPYVCDQCGKSFAESGSLTLHQRSHTGEKPYHCSECGKSFARSGALKKHQLTHTGEKPYSCGQCGKRFPRSDTLATHMRTHTGEKPYRCDPCGERFSYHRCLVKHMKTHVGDTPALERPITLGLGVEGPIHQPITPGLG; from the exons ATGAGTGAAGAGAAGGAGGCATTGTTAGATGAAATCGAACAGAGTTTATTTACTCTAACTAAGGACAATATACTATACCTGTGTGAACGTTGTGGAATAGATGGCTCCCAAGTTAAAGGAAAGAACCATCGCTCGTTGCGCCGTAAAATCATGGAGGAAATGTGGGAAAATGCAGATTCAGTCAAATCGGAGGGGCAGGGAATGTCTTGGTTACTCCGACTGAAAGATGACATCAGGAGGATACAGGAAGAATCTACTGTGGCACCCATGATTCCCAGCCAGTCAGATGATGATGACGATGCTACAACCTGCGGTGAGGAATGGGACATGCAGGACAAGGATTGGTTTCCTAGCAACGGGCTGGAGGCGGAGTCATCTCCAGAGAGGCATACCCCAGAGCAGAGGGAGAGTGGT GACAAGCCTACTTCGCCACCTTCCTCCCTCCAGTCCCTGGGTTGTACCTCTCCCAGGAGTGCCTTACTGCGGGGTCTGAAGAGGGCGTCTGTGTGGCTGGGCGACTGCAGGAAACCACTCAGCCCGGGTGTAACtgtgagaggagatgaggaggaagagggagatttGACTGATCAAA gagagagacatgactatccTGGATCCTCTGGGgcgcctcaacaacatcctgacgCTGACAAGGCAGAGAaaagtctctccagatcagaacaccttgAGAAACATGAATGGAAACCCACAGGGATGAAACCTCaccgctgctctgactgtgggaagagttgcAAATCTTCATCAGCACTAAAAAAACACCAGACAAtccatacaggagagaaaccttatagctgttcCCAGTGTAGGAAGAGTTTTGCTCAGTTACAAGAACTGAAAGTACACCAGagtacacacacaggagagaagccttataactgtgatcaatgtggaaagagtttttgTTATTCAAGCCAGTTTAAAGTACACCTGCAGAGACACACAGgcgagaagccttatagctgttcAGACTGTGGGATAAGCGTTTGTACCTCAAGTCAGCTGTTATTGCACAAGCGAACCCACACAGAAGAGAAGCCTTACAGCTGCTTACTGTGTGAGAAAAGATTTTCGTCAAAATATAGTCTGAAATtacaccagagggtccacactgAAGAAACTAATTATGGCTGTGATCAGTGTGAGGAGAGTTTCACCTCGTCGGCAGACCTCAGAACTCACCAGAGAATCCACACCGGAGGGAAACCTCACCTCTGCTCCCAGTGCGGGAAGCGCTTCCGCCAACAGTCTGGCTTGAAAAGCCATGAGaggattcacacaggagagaaacctttccaGTGCTCCCACTGTGGGAAGACATTCAGCCACAGGGCCACATTTAAGGCACACCAGCGGACTCACaccggagagaagccttaccaatgCTCCCAGTGCAGGAGGAGTTTCTCCCAAATGGGCCACCTGAAAGTACACCAACAGACGCATGCTAAAGTGAGGTCTCACCTCTGCCCGCAGTGTGGTAAGGGCTACTACTCTCTAGACATCTACAATGCACACATGAGAACACACAACGGGGAGAAGACTCACCACTGCGCCGACTGTCCCAAGAACTTCCTCACCCTGACTCAGCTCAAAACACACCagcggacacacacaggagagaaaccgtacGTCTGTgaccagtgtgggaagagctttgccGAATCGGGAAGCCTGACTCTACACCAGCGCTCGCACACCGGGGAAAAACCGTACCACTGCTCtgagtgtgggaagagctttgctcGCTCCGGGGCACTGAAGAAGCACCAGCTTACACACACTGGGGAGAAGCCTTACAGCTGTGGTCAGTGTGGGAAGAGGTTTCCCAGGTCAGATACTCTGGCTACACACATGAGaacacatacaggagagaagccctaTAGGTGTGATCCATGTGGTGAGAGGTTCTCCTATCATAGGTGCCTGGtgaaacacatgaaaacacatgtAGGAGATACACCAGCCCTCGAGCGACCAATCACCCTAGGCCTCGGGGTTGAAGGACCTATCCATCAACCAATCACACCAGGCCTAGGGTAA